One Capsicum annuum cultivar UCD-10X-F1 chromosome 2, UCD10Xv1.1, whole genome shotgun sequence genomic window carries:
- the LOC107857538 gene encoding uncharacterized protein LOC107857538 isoform X1: MESKITSYLVNVCEECGDLLINARRKYRLALSINGNDVRALYNWGISLPLRGQLIADIGPVTSMSMNSISSMEKLEHLAMVGYGIVDDEGLHYLGKGCPSLQLINTFTNYIFDQL, encoded by the exons AT GGAGAGTAAAATTACATCTTATCTTGTAAATGTCTGTGAAGAGTGTGGAGATCTACTTATCAATGCAAGGAGAAAGTATAGGTTGGCCTTGTCGATTAATGGGAATGATGTGAGAGCCTTATATAATTGGGGGATATCTCTCCCGTTACGTGGACAGTTGATTGCAGACATTGGACCT GTTACTAGTATGTCGATGAATTCTATAAGCAGTATGGAGAAGTTGGAGCATTTGGCTATGGTTGGGTACGGCATTGTGGATGATGAAGGACTGCATTATCTTGGAAAAGGATGTCCTTCTCTTCAGTTGATTAACACGTTCACAAACTATATATTTGATCAATTGTAG
- the LOC107857538 gene encoding uncharacterized protein LOC107857538 isoform X2, whose amino-acid sequence MESKITSYLVNVCEECGDLLINARRKYRLALSINGNDVRALYNWGISLPLRGQLIADIGPVTSMSMNSISSMEKLEHLAMVGYGIVDDEGLHYLGKGCPSLQQVQ is encoded by the exons AT GGAGAGTAAAATTACATCTTATCTTGTAAATGTCTGTGAAGAGTGTGGAGATCTACTTATCAATGCAAGGAGAAAGTATAGGTTGGCCTTGTCGATTAATGGGAATGATGTGAGAGCCTTATATAATTGGGGGATATCTCTCCCGTTACGTGGACAGTTGATTGCAGACATTGGACCT GTTACTAGTATGTCGATGAATTCTATAAGCAGTATGGAGAAGTTGGAGCATTTGGCTATGGTTGGGTACGGCATTGTGGATGATGAAGGACTGCATTATCTTGGAAAAGGATGTCCTTCTCTTCAG CAAGTGCAGTGA